A region of bacterium DNA encodes the following proteins:
- a CDS encoding M23 family metallopeptidase produces MTKQSRQIITVLFFLIAVASNASPPMLLQIDGIEIAVPIRECTVNTFLQRSILYEPIDVVRDGLPWFGTRRDDWRSGVRIRKHMGLDFYSDTIVVVAAGDGVVTAVGRGKQWGGSITIDHGDSIATMYLHISEWMTYIGAAVKRGDVIGEIFQPEGNAYQTQLHWSLLKNGKFIDPLPLIRRTHRDNKTIQTILQEFDRTKQNRLQRRDSLMSQ; encoded by the coding sequence GTGACGAAGCAATCCCGGCAGATTATCACTGTTTTGTTCTTTCTCATTGCGGTTGCTTCGAATGCATCCCCGCCCATGTTACTACAGATCGACGGTATTGAAATCGCTGTTCCTATTCGTGAATGCACCGTAAATACTTTTCTGCAGCGTTCGATTTTATATGAGCCGATCGATGTCGTGCGGGATGGACTCCCGTGGTTTGGTACTCGGCGCGACGATTGGCGTAGCGGCGTTCGGATTCGCAAACACATGGGATTGGATTTCTATTCCGATACGATTGTTGTGGTAGCAGCTGGAGATGGCGTTGTGACCGCAGTCGGCAGAGGTAAGCAGTGGGGCGGCAGCATTACCATCGATCATGGCGATAGTATTGCGACGATGTATTTACATATCTCGGAGTGGATGACTTACATAGGCGCAGCGGTGAAACGTGGCGACGTCATCGGGGAAATATTCCAGCCGGAAGGGAATGCGTATCAAACACAGTTGCATTGGTCGCTCTTGAAAAATGGAAAATTCATCGACCCTTTACCGTTGATTCGCCGAACGCATCGTGACAACAAAACCATTCAAACGATCTTACAGGAATTCGATCGCACGAAACAGAATCGCCTCCAGCGCCGCGATTCTCTAATGTCACAGTAG
- a CDS encoding DNA alkylation repair protein, translating into MSPTKKEVPTKKKPPTTKQLAAMVTEIQTRLAEHGDPAIVKKYAYYFKEGYDAYGLPTGVFEKIREELFAKYSEELDFSGFLDLADILIRHPKYEEGSLAITWLMKFRKEFTAETFERVGKWFDDGVRNWAHSDYLCGDTMSYFLLDGVIDYRAFKEWRTMESKWRRRAVPVSLLIYLRDNAETRKKADVLKVGTLTKLLAFVEPLMKDQERVVHQGLGWFLREAWKRDPEPVEAFLLKYKDTAARLIFQYATEKMSKEQKERFRKSK; encoded by the coding sequence ATGAGTCCAACGAAAAAAGAAGTACCAACCAAGAAGAAACCGCCAACTACGAAACAATTGGCGGCGATGGTAACGGAAATTCAGACAAGACTCGCGGAACACGGCGACCCGGCAATCGTCAAGAAATACGCCTACTATTTCAAAGAGGGTTATGACGCGTACGGACTACCCACGGGTGTATTTGAAAAGATTCGTGAAGAGTTATTTGCGAAGTATTCGGAAGAGCTCGACTTCTCCGGATTCCTCGATCTCGCCGATATCTTGATTCGTCATCCGAAGTATGAGGAGGGTTCGCTCGCGATTACCTGGCTCATGAAATTCCGCAAAGAGTTTACGGCGGAGACCTTTGAGCGGGTGGGGAAGTGGTTTGACGATGGCGTTCGCAATTGGGCGCATAGCGACTATCTCTGTGGCGACACGATGAGTTACTTTCTGCTCGACGGCGTAATCGATTATCGAGCATTCAAGGAATGGCGGACGATGGAGTCAAAGTGGCGGCGACGCGCGGTGCCGGTGTCGCTCCTGATTTACTTACGCGACAATGCCGAGACTCGCAAGAAAGCCGACGTATTGAAAGTGGGTACGCTGACGAAACTGCTCGCCTTCGTCGAACCGCTCATGAAGGATCAGGAGCGCGTCGTCCACCAAGGGCTTGGCTGGTTCTTACGCGAAGCATGGAAACGCGATCCCGAACCGGTGGAAGCGTTCCTATTGAAATACAAAGACACGGCAGCGCGACTCATCTTCCAATACGCCACCGAGAAAATGAGCAAAGAGCAGAAAGAGCGCTTCCGAAAATCCAAATGA